From Micromonospora auratinigra:
GCTGGATCGAGGTGCGCCTCACCGAGGCCGGCCCCGGGCGTACCCGGTTCGAGCTGGAGCACGTCGCGCACGTCGACGACCAGCGCTGGGCCGAGTACGGCCCGGGCGCGGTCGGCGTCGGCTGGGACGGCGCCCTGCTCGGGCTGGCGTCGCACCTGGCCGCCGACGGCAGCGGGATCGCCCCCGAGCAGGCCGTCGAGTGGATGGGCTCCGACGAGGGCCGCCGGTTCTTCACGCTGGCCAGCGAACGCTGGACCGAGGCGAGCATCGCCGCCGGCACCCCCGCCGACGAGGCCCGCGCCGCCGGCGACCGGACCACCGCCTTCTACACCGGAGCCCCCACCCCCTGACCGTCCGGTGCGCGGGCGACGGCGGCCGCCGCCCGCGCACCGTCCCCGGGTGGATCAGCGGAAGGTGTGCACCAGTTCGATCGGGCCGACGAGGTGCTGGTTGAACAGGTCCAGCTCCTCGGCGGGCACCCACAGCTCCAGGATGTCCCGGCCGCCGACCTGGCGGACCGGGTAGCGGGCGGCGAACTCGCGCTGCACCGCGAACCGGGTCACGTGACCGACGCCGGAGGCCGGGACGTTCCAGTCCCGGGCGATCATGATCGCGTACTCCTCGTTCAGCACCGGGTAGAAGATCGGCTGGTCCGGCAGCCGGGGCGGCCACGCGCGCCAGCCGGACGCCTCGACCAGCGCCAGCTCCTTCGGCCCGGTCGGCCGCCACAACGTCACGGTCTCCACGATCTGCCTCCTCTCCGAATCGGTCGGCGCAGGTTAGCGGCCCCGGCGGCGCTCGGGCCACCGGTTTCCACCCGCGCGGAACCGGCCGCACGAAACCGGGCGGCGGAATGTCGGTGCGGTCGACCAGAATGCCGATCATGTCGATCCGATCCGTCGCGGACCTGCTCGCGGCCCTCCAGTCGGGCCGGCGGGTGAAGTACCTCCACTTCTGGGGGCACCGCCCGCAGCGCGACGGCAGCGTGGGGGCGGGCTGCCTGAGCCAGTGGTGGCCGGCGCCGTTCACCGTGGACGGTCGCACGTACGCCACCGCCGAGCACTGGATGATGTGGCACAAGGCCACCCTCTTCGGCGACACCGGCACCGCCGCACGCATCCTCGAGGCCGGGCACCCGCAGCGGGCCAAGGCCCTCGGCCGGCAGGTGCGCGGCTTCGACGAGGCGACCTGGACCGCCCGCCGGTACGAGATCGTGGTGGCCGGCAGCGTGGCCAAGTTCGCCCAGCACGACGCGCTGCGCGCCTTCCTGCTGGGCACCGGGGACCGGGTGCTGGTGGAGGCCAGCCCGGTCGACCGGATCTGGGGCATCGGGCTGGCCGCCGACGACCCGCGCGCCGCCGACCCGGCCACCTGGCAGGGCCCGAACCTGCTCGGTTTCGCCCTGATGGCGGCTCGGGACGCCCTGGGCGAGGAGGCGGCGTGACGGCGCGGCAACTGCCCTCGGGCGACGAGATCCGCGCCCACCTGCGCACCGAGGTCAACCGCGCGCTGCGCCGCCCCGGCATGTACGGCGACGAGATGACGTTGATCATGCTCTGTCGTACCCTCGCCGTCGCCGAGGGGATCGAGGACGTCTGGCGGGCGGAGTACGACGCCCGGCACGACCTGGGCTGGTTCCCGCCGACCGGGGTGCTCGGCGCGGTCCGCCGGTTCCTGCCCGCCGGCCACCGCGCCTACGACGCCGTCGCCTCGATCTACGCCGGCTTCGCCCACCGGGTCGGCTGGCTCGAGGTGCGGCGCCGGCTGACCGACGGCGAGTACGACGAGATGCTGCGGGACCTGCCCGGCTGGGTGGCCGAGGACCGCACGGCGGCCGACGCGCTGGCCCGCTTCGGTCCGCCCTCGGTGCCGCCGGGCAGCACCAATCCCCGCTTCCCCCGCACCTGGCTCTACGTCGCCGGTCCGGACCGGCCGCCGCTGTTCCTCGACTTCTGGCCCCGGGAGGAGGAGCCGGAGGAGGACGGGCCGGTGCTGCTGCTGGCCCGCGAGGGCGGCCGGCCGTTCGGCGAGTCGTTCTGGTTCACCCCGCAGGGCCGGCGTCGGCGCCCCGCCGAGGACGACGACTGATCCGGCCGCCGCACCGCCGGGCGTCGACCGACCCGGCACCGGGCCAGGCGGACGGGTAACGTGCAACGGCGTGACCGGCGCACCGTACTCGCACTGCTCGTACTGCGGCTCGGCCTACCCGGCGGGAGCCGGCTGGCCACGGGTCTGCGCGGCCTGCGGCGAGACGGTGTGGCGCAACCCGACGCCGGTCGCGGTCGCGGTGCTGCCGGTCCGGACGCCGGACGGGCTCGGCGTGGTGGTCGTGCGCCGCGACATCGAACCGGCCCGGGGCGAGCTGGCGTTGCCGGGCGGGTTCGTCGAGTACGGCGAGGAGTGGTCCGAAGCGCTGGTGCGGGAGCTGCGCGAGGAAACCGGCCTGCGGGCCGAGGCCGCCGAGGCCCGGTTGTTCGCGGTGCACGGCGCGCCGGCCGGCGGCACCATGATGGTCTTCGGCGTGCTGCCCGAGCGGGCGCTGGGTGACCTGCCGCCCTCCGCGCCCACCGAGGAGGCCACCGAGTGGCTGGTCCTCACCGAGCCGGTCGAGCTGGCCTTCTCCACGCACACCCGGGTGCTGGCCGACTTCCTCGCCGACACGCGTCCCGCCTGACCGGCCCCGGTCGGTGGACACCGCCCGGCCGGCCCCGGCCGGCGGACACCGCCCGGCCGGCACCGGCCTGCGTCCCGGCCGGTGCCACGTGACCGCCGGCCCGGGCGGGCGACGACCGGCCCCGAACCGGGCCGGACACGTCGCCGACCCGGGACGACCGGTCACCGGCTCGACGGTGCCGGCACGGCGGCGAACGGCACGGCCGCCGGAGCGACCTCCGCCGGCTCGCCGGCCGGGTGCCGCCAGAGCCCGCGGCGGCGCAGGACGGGCAGCACCCCCTCGCCGAACCAGTACGCCTCCTCCAGGTGGGGATGCCCGCTGAGGACGAACTCGTCGATGCCGAGGGCGTGATATTCGGCGATCCGGTCGGCGACCTCGGTGTGGCTGCCCACCAGGGCGGTGCCCGCGCCACCCCGGACCAGCCCCACGCCGGCCCAGAGGTTGGGCGAGACCTCCAGGCCGTCCCGGGAGCCGCCGTGCAGCTCCAGCATCCGGCGCTGCCCCTCGGACTCGCTGCGCCGCAGCCCTTCCTGCACGGCCCGGACGTCGGCCTCGGCGATGCCGTCGAGCAGCCGGCGCGCCTGCGCCCACGCCTCGTCGGCGGTGTCCCGGGCGATCACGTGCAGCCGGATGCCGAAGCGCAGCTGGCGGCCGGCGGCCGCGGCCAGCCCACGGATCCAGTCGAGCTTGCCGGCCACCTGTGCCGGCGGCTCGCCCCAGGTGAGGTAGACGTCGCTGTGCCGTACCGCGACCGGCCCGGCGGCGGCCGACGACCCGCCGAAGTAGACCGGCGGCACCGGGTCGGGCAGCCGGCTCAGCCGGGCGTCCTCGACCCGCAGGTGCTCCCCGCGGTGGCTGACCGTCTCGCCCCGCCACAGCGCCCGGACCACCTGCAGGAACTCGTCGGTACGCGCGTACCGGCCGTCCTTGTCGAGGAAGTCGCCGTACGCGCGCTGCTCGGCCGACTCGCCGCCGGTGACGACGTTGAGCAGCAGCCGGCCACCGGAGAGGCGCTGGAAGGTGGCCGCCATCTGCGCGGCGAGGGTGGGTGAGAGCAGTCCGGGCCGGAAGGCGACCAGGAACTTGAGCCGCTCGGTGACCTCGGTGAGCATCGCGGTGCTGAGCCAGGCGTCCTCGCACCAGGCGCCGGTGGGGGTGAGCGCCCCGACGAAGCCGAGCTGTTCGGCGCTGCGGGCGATCTGCCCGAGGTAGGCGATGCTGGCCGGCCGGGCCCCGCCGGCGGTGCCGACGGGCACGCCGTGGCCGCCGCCCACGATGTCCCGGCTGTCGCCGTAGGTCGGCAGGAACCAGTGGAAGGTGAGCGTCATCGGGGAGCCTCCGGCGGGCGGTCCAGGGGCCGTCTCCTGAGGGGTGGGACGACCACCCGCACAGCCTACCCATAAAACCTATCGGGTTGGTAGGTTGCCCGCGATCGTCGACCCAGCCCGCTGTCGCCCTGCCGAGGAGCCCGCCATGCGTACCCCGTCCAGACCCGCCCTCCGCCGTCCCCGCCGCCTGGTGACCGCGCTGCTCACCGCCGTGGCGTTGGTGGCGGTCGCCGGGGTGGCCGCGTGCGGCGGCGACGCCGACGCCGCCGGCGGTGACAGCGAGCGTCCACTGCGGATCGGCTACCAGCGCTTCGGCGGACTGAGCCTGGTCAAGGCCCGCGACGCCGCCCCGGACGTGCAGTGGTCGCTGTTCGAGAGCGGGCCCGCGCTGACCGAGGCGCTCAAGGCCGGCTCGATCGACATCGGTCAGGTCGGCGAGGCCCCGCCGGTGTTCGCCGCCGCCGGGAAGATCCCGTTCGCCGTCATCGGCACCTCGCAGCCCGTGCCGCAGGGCGAGGCGGTGCTGGTCAAGGCCGACAGTCCCTACCGCAGCTTCGCCGACCTGCGCGGTCGCACGGTGGCCCTGAACAAGGGCTCCAACGTGCACTGGCTGCTGGTGAAGCTGCTCGCCGCGAACAAGATGACGCTCGCCGACATCAACGTGAAGTACCTCAAGCCGGCCGAGGGACGGCCCGCCTTCGACAACGGTCAGGTGGACGCCTGGATCATCTGGGACCCGTACTTCGCGCTCGCCGAGCAGCCCGGCGTCCGGGTGCTCGCCGACGCCACCGGCCTGACCGGCAACCGCGAGTACGTACTGGCCTCACCGGCCGCCGTGCGCGACCGCACCGACGACGTCCGGGCCTTCCTGCGGACCTACCGGCAGACCACCGACTGGGGCATCGCCCACCCCTCGGAGCGGGCCCGCGTCCTCGCCCCCGAACTGAAGATCCCGCTCGACGTGACCACCCGCGCGCTGGCCCGCAGCGCCAAGCCGCTCGCCCCGGTGACCCCCGCGATCGGCGCGGAACTACAGGCCATCGCGGACAGCTTCGTCGCCCTGAAACTGGTGCCCGGCCCGGTCGACATCGCCGGACGCGTCGACGACCGGTTCGCCACGGAGTTCCAGTGAGCGTCCCGACGCTGACCGGCGCGCCCCCCGCCACCGCCGCCCCGGTGCCGCACACCCGAGCGGAGCGACCGGCGCGGCGCTGGCGACGAGCGGTCAGCCCGGTCGTGCTCGTGCTCGGCTGGGAGGCCGCCGCGCGGGCCGGGCTGCTGCCGGCGGAGAAACTGCCCGCGCCCAGCGCGGTGCTCGGCACCGGGTGGCGGCTGACCCGGGACGGCACCCTCGCCGTGCACCTGCTCGACTCGCTGACCCGGGCCGGGCTCGGGCTGCTCATCGGCGGCGTGCTGGCGCTGCTGCTGGGCGCGGTGGCGGGGCTGGCCCGCGTCGGGGACGACGTCGTCGACCCGCCGGTGCAGATGGGCCGGATGCTGCCGCACCTCGGCCTGGTGCCGCTGTTGATCATCTGGGTCGGGATCGGTGAGTCGCTGAAGGTCACCCTGGTCGCGCTCGGCGCGTTCTTCCCGCTCTACTTCAACACGTACGCCGGCATCCGGGACATCGACGAGCGCCTGGTGGAGGCCGCCCGGTCCTGCGGCCTGGGCCCGGCGGCCCGGTTGCGGCACGTGGTGCTGCCCGGCGCGCTGCCCGCCCTGTTCCTCGGCCTGCGGCTGGCCATCGGGGCGGCCTGGCTGAGCCTCGTCGTCGGCGAGCAGGTCAACGCCCAGACCGGCGTCGGGTTCCTGATGATGGAGGCGCGCGAGTTCAGCCAGACCGACGTGGTCGTGCTGGGGCTGCTGATCTACGCCCTGCTCGGTCTGCTCTCCGACCTTGCCCTGCGCTGGCTGGAGAGGAGGATGTTGACATGGCGACGCGGACTGCGGGCGACCTGAGCACCGCCCGACCGGTGCTCACCGCCCGCGCCGTGACCCGGGCGTTCGGGGCCAGCGTCGTGCTGGCCGGCGTCGACCTCACCGTCGCCGCCGGCGAGACCGTGGCCCTGCTCGGCGGCAGCGGCTCCGGCAAGAGCACCCTGCTGCGCGTCCTGGCCGGCCTCGACGAGGAGGCCGGCGGCGAGTGGACCCGGCACGGCACGACCGCGGTGGTGTTCCAGGAACACCGGCTGCTGCCCTGGAAACGGGTGGCCGACAACGTCGCGCTCGGGCTCACCGGCCCGGACGTCGCCGGCCGGGTCGGGCGGGCGCTGGCCGAGGTCGGGCTCGCCGACCGGGGCCGGGCCTGGCCGGCCGAACTCTCCGGCGGGCAGGCGCAGCGGGTCGCGGTGGCCCGGGCCCTGGTCCGCGAACCCGACCTGCTGCTGCTCGACGAGCCGTTCGGCGCGCTGGACGCGCTGACCCGGCTGCGCATGCAGGGACTGCTGCGCCGGCTGCGCGCCGAGCACGGCTTCGCCGCGCTGCTGGTCACCCACGACGTGGAGGAGGCGCTGCTGCTCGCCGACCGGGTCCTGCTCCTGGACGGCGGGATCATCGCCGACCAGGTGCCCGTCGACCTCGGTCCGTCCCCCGGCCCCGACGACCCCGCCTTCGGCGCGCTGCGCCGACGGCTGCTCGACCGTCTCGGCGTACCCGCCCCCTGAGCACACCGGAGAGCTGATGACCCGCTGGACCCCCGACCCGAGCTTCTACCCGTCCCCCCGCGAGGCGGCCGGCGCGCCGGCCGAGAAGCTGGCGTACGTCGCCGCGTTCGACCGCGCCGGGCAGCAACCGGACGCCATCGCGGTGCTCGACACCGACCCCGACTCCGACACGTACGGGCAGGTGGTGGGCTGGACCGAGCTGCCCTCCACCGGCGACGAGCTGCACCACTTCGGCTGGAACGCGTGCAGCAGCGCGCTCTGCCCGACCGCGCCGCACCCGCACGTCGAACGGCGCTACCTGATCGTGCCGGGCCTGCGGTCGTCCCGGATCCACGTGCTGGACACGAAGCCCGACCCGCGCCGGCCGACGCTGGTGAAGGTGATCGAGGCCGACGAGCTGGGCAAGCGGGCCGGCTACTCCCGCCCGCACACCGTGCACTGCGGACCGGACGGCATCTACGTCTCCGCCCTCGGCGGCGCCGACGGCCAGGAGGGGCCGGGCGGCATCGCCGTGCTCGACCACACCTCGTTCGAGGTACGCGGAGCCTGGGAGGCCGACCGGGGCCCGCAGTTCCTGGCGTACGACTTCTGGTGGCACTACACCCAGGACGTGCTGGTCACCAGCGAGTGGGGCACCCCGGCGATGATCGAGGACGGGATCGTCGGTGAGCTGCTGCTCGGCCGCCGCTACGGGCACGCCATCCACTTCTGGGACCTGGCGAAGCGCCGGCACGTGCAGCGCGTCGACCTCGGCGACCAGTACCAGATGCCGCTCGAACTGCGTCCGGCGCACGACCCGACGAAGTCGTACGGGTTCGTCGGCGTGGTGATCAGCGTCGAGGACCTCTCCGCGTCGATCTGGGTGTGGCACCGCGACGGCGACGCCTGGGCGGTGACCAAGGTGATCGACATCCCGGCCGAGCCGGCCGCCCCGGACGCGCTGCCCGACCTGCTCAAGCCCTTCGGCGCGGTGCCGCCCCTGGTCACCGACATCGACCTGTCGGTGGACGACCGGTTCCTCTACGTCTCCTGCTGGGGCACCGGTGAGCTGCTCCAGTACGACGTCAGCGACCCGTTCCACCCGGTCCAGGTCGGTGCGGTACGCCTCGGCGGCATCGTGGGCCGGACCCCGCACCCCGCCTTCCCCGACGAGCCGCTCTCCGGCGGCCCGCAGATGGTGGAGATCAGCCGCGACGGCCACCGGGTCTACGTCAGCAACTCCCTCTACGGCTCCTGGGACGACCAGTTCTACCCCGACGGGGTGGGCGCCTGGGTGGCGAAGCTGGACGTCGACCCCGAGCGCGGCGGGCTCACCCCGGACCCCCGGTTCTTCCCGCGCGGGGCGGACTTCCGGGGGCGACGCGTACACCAGACCCGGCTGGAGGGCGGGGACGCCTCCTCCGACTCGTACTGCTTCCCGTGACCGGCGCGACCTGGTTGACGCTGGCCGGCCTCGGCGCGTTCCACGGCCTGAACCCGGCGATGGGCTGGCTCTTCGCGGTCGCCCGGGGCCTGCAGGAGCGCCGCCGCGCGGCGCTGCTGCGGGCCCTGCCGCCGATCGCCGCCGGCCACCTGGCCTCGGTCGCGGTGATCGCCGCGCTGGTCAGCGCCACCCGCTCGGTGGCGGCGAGCACCGCCGTCGCGGTCGTCGGCGGGGCGTTGCTGGTCGGTTTCGGCCTCTGGCGGCTGCTCTCCGAGCGGCACTTCCGCTGGGCCGGCATGCGGCTCTCCCCCGCTCAGCTCACCGGCTGGTCGTTCCTGATGTCGTCGGCACACGGGGCGGGGCTGATGCTGCTGCCGGTGCTGCTGGCCGAGCCGGCGGTGACCGCCGGCCCGCACGCCGGGCACCTCGCCGCCGCGCCGGCCGGGGCGCTGACCGGCCTGGCCGCCGCCGGGGTGCACACCGTGGCGATGCTCGCCGTCGCGCTGGCGGTCGCCGTCGTGGTGTACGAGGTGCTCGGCGTGGGCGTGCTGCGCCGGGCCTGGTTCAACGTCGACCGGCTCTGGGCCGGGGTGCTGGTGGCGGCCGGGGTGGTGACGCTGATCGCCGCGACCTGAGCCTGCTGACCTGCGTCGGATCGACGGGCCTCCCACTGGTTGGATGGGGTTCGGCAGCGTCGCCGAACCGGAGGTCAGCCATGTCCCGTACCCCGTCGCCCGAGGAGACCGACCACGACGGCCGCCGGGCCCGGCAGTGGCTGGCCGGCCGCGCCCACTGCCCCGGCGTCGCCCGCGACGACCTGCTGGAGCTGGGTTCCGCGATGGCCGCGCTGACCGCCGCCGCGGCGGAACGCGAACCGGTGGCGGTGACCCCGGCCCCGGTCGGCGTGGACCCGGGCGCACCGATCGCGAAGCCGCTCCGGCCCGACCTGCTGCGCCCGCTGGAGACCAACGCGGAGATGCGCTGGGCGGCGATGGCCGGCCAGGGGTACGTGGTGCCGAACGACCGCTTCTTCGTCCGCAACCACACCCGCTCGCCCCGGCTCGACGCCCGCAGCTGGCGACTGCGCCTGTTCGGCACCGGCCTGGCCGGCGCACCCACCCGCGACGACCCGGTCGAGTTCGACCTCGACGAGCTGCGCCGGCTGCCCGCCGAGGAGAGCACCGCGCTGCTGGAGTGCGCCGGCAACGGGCGGCGCTTCTTCGCCGACCAGCAGGACGAGCACCCGCCCGGGGTGGCCTGGGACCTGGGCGGCGTCGGGGTGGCCCGCTGGCGGGGCGTCCGGCTGGGCGCCGTGCTGCGCCGGGCCGGGCTCACCGCCGACGCGGTCGACGTGATGCCCGAGGGGCTCGACCCGCACTACGTGACCGGCGGGGTGGACCTGGGTCCGGTCCGCCGCCCGCTGCCGGTGGCGAAGGCCCTCGACGACGTGCTGCTCGCGTACGAGATGAACGGGGAGCCGCTGGGCGTCGACCACGGCTTCCCGGTGCGGGTGGTGGTGCCCGGCTGGATCGGCATCGCCTCGATCAAGTGGGTCGGCCCGATCGAGGTCTCGGCCACCCCGCTGTTCTCGCCGTGGAACACCCGGTTCTACCGGATGTTCGGGCCGGGCCGGCCGGCCGACGGCGCCGACCTCGGCGCCCAGTGCGTGAAGAGCGCCTTCGAGCTGGCCTGGGACGCCCGGGTGCCGGCCGGCACCCAGGTGCTGCTGCGCGGCCGGTCCTGGTCGGGGGCGGGGCCGATCGCGCGGGTCGAGGTGGACACCGGCGACGGCTGGCGGCCGGCCGACCTGGTCGCCGCCGACCGGGGCGGCCCCTGGCAGCGCTGGACGGTCCGCTGGCGGCCGATGACGCCCGGCCGGTGCGTGCTGCGCGCCCGGGCCACCGACGTCACCGGGGCCGGTCAACCCGACCGGGCCGACCGCAACGACCTCGGGTACCTCTTCGACGCGGTGGTGCGCCACCCGGTCACGGTGCGCTGAGGCAGGTCAGGGCCGCAGGTAGCCGGGTGGCACCGCGTCGGTCAGCCAGACCCCGTTGTCGCTGCGGTGGAAGACGAACCCGTCCGCCGCCATCGCGGCCGCCGCGACGGTCAGCACCACCACCGTGCCACCGCGCCGGGAGCCGACCCGGCGGGCCGTCGCCACGTCCGGCGACAGGTGTACGTGGTGGCGGCGCCCCCGCCGCAGCCCCTCGGCACGGATCGCCGCCAACACGCTGTCGCTGGTGCCGTGGAAGAGCAGCTCGGGCGGGTCGGCCGGGGCCAGACCCAGGTCGACCGGGACGGAGTGGCCCTGGCTGGCCCGGATCCGGTCGGCCCCGTCCGCCCCGGCGGACACCGCGAACCGTTGCTTGTCGTTCCCGGCGACCACCGCGTCGAGGTCGGCGCGGGTGATCCGCAGGGCGGCGAGCAGGTCGTCGACGGGCACCCAGCCGGCGCGGTCGAGGGTCAGCCCGAAGCGGTCCGGCCGGTGCCGCAGGGCCAGCGACATCCGCTTGCTGACCCGGACCAGGTCACGATGATCCACGCCGTTCAGTGTGGCGCACCGCCCGGACCGGGGCGACCGATATCGGCGGGCCGCCGGCAGCACGGATTCCCTTGTGGAGGGCGGCGGTCAGGCCGCGGCCCGCTCGGCGACCGGACGGCGGCGCCGGGCGGCGTCGAGGGCGGGCGGCGTCCACACCCCGTCCGGCCGGTAGAGGTTCACCCCGGGCGGGACGATCTCGTCGATCCGGTCCAGCACCGCGTCCTCCAGGGTGAGCGACGCGCCCGTCAGCAGGCTCTCCAGCTGGTCCATGGTGCGCGGGCCGATGATTGCCGAGCTGACCGCGGGATGCGCCACGGCGAACGCGACGGCCAGCTCGGGCAGGGTGCAGCCCACCTCGTCGGCGAGCGCCGACAGCCGCTCCACCGCCGCGTACTTGGCCGCGTTGCCGGGCAGCGCCGGGTCGAAGCGGGCCGGCGTACGGGCCGGCCGGCCGGTGCTCAGGTCCACCGCGCGGCCCTGCCGGTAGCGGCCGGAGAGGAACCCGGAGGCCAGCGGGGACCAGACCAGCACCCCCATCCCGTACCGCTGGCAGACCGGCAGCACCGAGCTCTCGACGCCCCGGGCCACGATCGAGTACGGCGGCTGCTCGGTGCGGAACCGCCCGAGCGCGCGCCGCTCGGCGACGTGGTGCGACTCGACGATCTCCTCCGCCGGGAAGGTCGAACAGCCGAACGCCCCGATCTTGCCTTCCCGGACCAGGTCGGTCAGCGCGCCCAGGGTCTCCTCGACGTCGGTGGTGTGGTCGGGGCGGTGCACCTGGTAGAGGTCGATCCGGTCGGTGCCGAGCCGGCGCAGGCTCTCCTCGACCGCCCGGACGATCCAGCGTCGCGAGTTGCCGCCCCGGTTCGGGCCCGCCCCCATCGGGAAGTGCACCTTGGTGGCGAGGACCACGTCGTCGCGGCGGCCCTTGAGCGCCTTGCCGACGATCACCTCCGACTCGCCGGCGGAGTACATGTCGGCGGTGTCGACGACGTTGACGCCCCGGTCGAGTGCGGCGTGCACGATGCGTACGCAGTCGTCGTGGTCGGGGTTGCCGACCGCGCCGAACATCATCGTGCCGAGACAGTGGACGCTCACCTGGATGCCGGTGCCGCCGAGGACGCGGTAGCGCACGGGGTGCTCCCTGGGGGGTACGCCGCGCTGACCGGGCGGCGGCCGGTCCCCGGACGCTAGGTGTTCGAGCGCACTCGAGGTCAAGGCCAGGCCACCCGTCGAACAGGTGTCCCAACGGCGCTCCCGAGGGGTGGGGCGTTCCCGGGTCGCGTCGCGCGTACCGGCGCCGGGTGGCAGGCTGGTGGGGTCGCCGGCAGCGGGGCGACGACGGCCCGCTGGCACACCCCGTCGTGAAGGAGAAGATCGACCCGATGGCAGTGGACGTCACCACCACGGACGAATGGCAGGCGCTGCGCAAGCACGCCGAGGCGATGCGCGGCACGCACCTGCGGGAGCTGTTCGCCACCGACGGGCAGCGGGGCGAGCGACTCACCGGTGACGTCGCCGACCTGCACGTGGACTACAGCAAGAACCTGGTCACCGACGAGACCATCGCTCTGCTCACCGCGCTGGCCGGCCGGGTGCGGCTGACCGACCGGATCGCCGCCATGTTCGCCGGCGCGCACATCAACTCCACCGAGGACCGGGCCGTGCTGCACACCGCGCTGCGGCTGCCGCGGGACGCCGCGCTGGAGGTGGACGGGCAGGACGTGGTCGCCGACGTGCACGCCGTGCTGGACCGGATGTCGGCCTTCGCCGAGCGGGTCCGCTCCGGTGCGTGGCGCGGGCACACCGGGGAGCGGATCAGCACGGTGGTCAACATCGGCATCGGCGGCTCCGACCTGGGGCCGGTGATGGCGTACGAGGCGCTCAAGGCGTACCGGGACGCCGGCATCACCTGCCGGTTCGTGTCCAACATCGACCCGACCGACATCCACGACAAGACCGCCGACCTGGACCCGGCGAGCACCCTGTTCGTGGTGGTCTCCAAGACCTTCTCCACCCAGGAGACCCTCGCCAACGCCGACCAGGCGCGCCGCTGGCTGCTCGCCGGCCTGGACGCCGACGACGACGCCGTGGCCCGGCACTTCGTCGCGGTGAGCACCAACGAGCAGCGGGTCCGTGACTTCGGCATCGACCCGGAGAACATGTTCGGCTTCTGGGACTGGGTGGGCGGGCGCTACTCGCTGCCGTCGGCGGTCGGCCTGTCGGTG
This genomic window contains:
- a CDS encoding NUDIX domain-containing protein; this translates as MTGAPYSHCSYCGSAYPAGAGWPRVCAACGETVWRNPTPVAVAVLPVRTPDGLGVVVVRRDIEPARGELALPGGFVEYGEEWSEALVRELREETGLRAEAAEARLFAVHGAPAGGTMMVFGVLPERALGDLPPSAPTEEATEWLVLTEPVELAFSTHTRVLADFLADTRPA
- a CDS encoding SRPBCC family protein yields the protein MIDVIGQVSEVERQLGSRTLPAGEARVMTISQTYDAPVADVWDAVTSAERIPRWFLPISGELKLGGRYQFEGNAGGTVQRCDPPHGFAATWEMGGEVSWIEVRLTEAGPGRTRFELEHVAHVDDQRWAEYGPGAVGVGWDGALLGLASHLAADGSGIAPEQAVEWMGSDEGRRFFTLASERWTEASIAAGTPADEARAAGDRTTAFYTGAPTP
- a CDS encoding aliphatic sulfonate ABC transporter substrate-binding protein, translated to MRTPSRPALRRPRRLVTALLTAVALVAVAGVAACGGDADAAGGDSERPLRIGYQRFGGLSLVKARDAAPDVQWSLFESGPALTEALKAGSIDIGQVGEAPPVFAAAGKIPFAVIGTSQPVPQGEAVLVKADSPYRSFADLRGRTVALNKGSNVHWLLVKLLAANKMTLADINVKYLKPAEGRPAFDNGQVDAWIIWDPYFALAEQPGVRVLADATGLTGNREYVLASPAAVRDRTDDVRAFLRTYRQTTDWGIAHPSERARVLAPELKIPLDVTTRALARSAKPLAPVTPAIGAELQAIADSFVALKLVPGPVDIAGRVDDRFATEFQ
- a CDS encoding selenium-binding family protein; the protein is MTRWTPDPSFYPSPREAAGAPAEKLAYVAAFDRAGQQPDAIAVLDTDPDSDTYGQVVGWTELPSTGDELHHFGWNACSSALCPTAPHPHVERRYLIVPGLRSSRIHVLDTKPDPRRPTLVKVIEADELGKRAGYSRPHTVHCGPDGIYVSALGGADGQEGPGGIAVLDHTSFEVRGAWEADRGPQFLAYDFWWHYTQDVLVTSEWGTPAMIEDGIVGELLLGRRYGHAIHFWDLAKRRHVQRVDLGDQYQMPLELRPAHDPTKSYGFVGVVISVEDLSASIWVWHRDGDAWAVTKVIDIPAEPAAPDALPDLLKPFGAVPPLVTDIDLSVDDRFLYVSCWGTGELLQYDVSDPFHPVQVGAVRLGGIVGRTPHPAFPDEPLSGGPQMVEISRDGHRVYVSNSLYGSWDDQFYPDGVGAWVAKLDVDPERGGLTPDPRFFPRGADFRGRRVHQTRLEGGDASSDSYCFP
- a CDS encoding ABC transporter ATP-binding protein yields the protein MATRTAGDLSTARPVLTARAVTRAFGASVVLAGVDLTVAAGETVALLGGSGSGKSTLLRVLAGLDEEAGGEWTRHGTTAVVFQEHRLLPWKRVADNVALGLTGPDVAGRVGRALAEVGLADRGRAWPAELSGGQAQRVAVARALVREPDLLLLDEPFGALDALTRLRMQGLLRRLRAEHGFAALLVTHDVEEALLLADRVLLLDGGIIADQVPVDLGPSPGPDDPAFGALRRRLLDRLGVPAP
- a CDS encoding ADP-ribosylation/crystallin J1 — protein: MVETVTLWRPTGPKELALVEASGWRAWPPRLPDQPIFYPVLNEEYAIMIARDWNVPASGVGHVTRFAVQREFAARYPVRQVGGRDILELWVPAEELDLFNQHLVGPIELVHTFR
- a CDS encoding LLM class flavin-dependent oxidoreductase, yielding MTLTFHWFLPTYGDSRDIVGGGHGVPVGTAGGARPASIAYLGQIARSAEQLGFVGALTPTGAWCEDAWLSTAMLTEVTERLKFLVAFRPGLLSPTLAAQMAATFQRLSGGRLLLNVVTGGESAEQRAYGDFLDKDGRYARTDEFLQVVRALWRGETVSHRGEHLRVEDARLSRLPDPVPPVYFGGSSAAAGPVAVRHSDVYLTWGEPPAQVAGKLDWIRGLAAAAGRQLRFGIRLHVIARDTADEAWAQARRLLDGIAEADVRAVQEGLRRSESEGQRRMLELHGGSRDGLEVSPNLWAGVGLVRGGAGTALVGSHTEVADRIAEYHALGIDEFVLSGHPHLEEAYWFGEGVLPVLRRRGLWRHPAGEPAEVAPAAVPFAAVPAPSSR
- a CDS encoding NADAR family protein; this translates as MSIRSVADLLAALQSGRRVKYLHFWGHRPQRDGSVGAGCLSQWWPAPFTVDGRTYATAEHWMMWHKATLFGDTGTAARILEAGHPQRAKALGRQVRGFDEATWTARRYEIVVAGSVAKFAQHDALRAFLLGTGDRVLVEASPVDRIWGIGLAADDPRAADPATWQGPNLLGFALMAARDALGEEAA
- a CDS encoding ABC transporter permease, whose product is MSVPTLTGAPPATAAPVPHTRAERPARRWRRAVSPVVLVLGWEAAARAGLLPAEKLPAPSAVLGTGWRLTRDGTLAVHLLDSLTRAGLGLLIGGVLALLLGAVAGLARVGDDVVDPPVQMGRMLPHLGLVPLLIIWVGIGESLKVTLVALGAFFPLYFNTYAGIRDIDERLVEAARSCGLGPAARLRHVVLPGALPALFLGLRLAIGAAWLSLVVGEQVNAQTGVGFLMMEAREFSQTDVVVLGLLIYALLGLLSDLALRWLERRMLTWRRGLRAT